From a single Sphingosinicellaceae bacterium genomic region:
- a CDS encoding acyl-CoA dehydrogenase family protein, with the protein MDFNFSDEQTMVRDSVARYLADTYDFETRMKTVQGEAGWNPAVWKAFAEELGILGASFSEAHGGLGGGAIDNMVIMEEIGKALVIEPYLSTVVIGGGFLKAAGGALADTVIPQIIAGEAIIAFAYAEPQGRYNLADLRTTVKPDGDGFTLNGHKAVVRDAPFATHFIVTARGSGGQRDRDGVSVVLLAANTPGITRRDYPTVDGGRASEVYFENVHVPAEAFIGTHGAALELVEQVVDEAIAAVCAEGAGVMRRLHEGTLDYARQRKQFGKAIADFQVLQHRMVDMFMEVEQAVSMTLMATLRLEDADRGKHVSAAKNKIARGMRFTGQAAVQIHGGIGISNELAIGHYFKRGTMIESQFGDGDYHLARFESLMD; encoded by the coding sequence ATGGATTTCAACTTCAGCGACGAGCAGACTATGGTCCGCGACTCGGTCGCGCGCTACCTCGCCGATACCTACGATTTCGAGACCCGGATGAAGACCGTGCAGGGCGAGGCCGGCTGGAACCCCGCGGTATGGAAGGCCTTCGCCGAGGAGCTTGGTATCCTGGGTGCATCGTTCTCGGAGGCCCACGGCGGCCTCGGCGGCGGCGCGATCGACAACATGGTCATCATGGAGGAGATCGGCAAAGCGCTGGTCATCGAGCCGTATCTGTCGACTGTCGTCATCGGCGGCGGCTTCCTGAAGGCGGCCGGTGGCGCGCTGGCGGACACAGTCATCCCGCAGATCATCGCGGGCGAGGCGATCATCGCCTTCGCCTACGCCGAGCCGCAGGGCCGCTACAATCTCGCTGACCTGCGCACCACGGTGAAGCCCGACGGCGACGGCTTCACCCTCAATGGCCACAAGGCGGTCGTCCGCGACGCGCCGTTTGCGACCCATTTCATCGTCACCGCGCGCGGCAGCGGCGGCCAGCGCGACCGTGATGGTGTTTCGGTCGTCCTGCTCGCGGCGAATACGCCCGGTATCACCCGCCGCGACTACCCGACCGTCGATGGGGGCCGCGCCTCGGAAGTCTATTTCGAGAACGTCCACGTGCCCGCCGAAGCCTTCATCGGCACCCATGGTGCCGCGCTCGAGCTCGTCGAGCAGGTCGTCGACGAGGCCATCGCAGCGGTCTGTGCCGAGGGTGCGGGCGTCATGCGCCGCCTTCACGAGGGTACTCTCGACTACGCCCGCCAGCGCAAGCAGTTCGGCAAGGCGATCGCCGATTTCCAGGTGCTCCAGCATCGCATGGTCGACATGTTCATGGAGGTCGAGCAGGCGGTGTCGATGACGCTGATGGCGACGCTCCGTCTCGAGGACGCCGATCGCGGCAAGCACGTCTCGGCAGCCAAGAACAAGATCGCCCGCGGCATGCGCTTCACCGGCCAGGCCGCGGTCCAGATCCACGGCGGCATCGGCATTTCGAACGAGCTCGCAATCGGCCATTATTTCAAGCGCGGCACGATGATCGAGAGCCAGTTCGGCGACGGCGACTACCACCTCGCGCGCTTCGAAAGCCTGATGGACTGA
- the tatB gene encoding Sec-independent protein translocase protein TatB, with protein MFGIDGSEFLFIAVVALVVIGPKDLPRVMRFVGQWVGKARAMSRHVRAGFDTMMRESELEEMQKQWDAQNAAIVAATSGSLMTATPMTALPEGPLPEPPLPSEALPELHLTASEAVPTVGAAEPELPLAPVHPASVHPAT; from the coding sequence GTGTTCGGTATCGACGGCAGCGAGTTCCTGTTCATCGCGGTCGTCGCCCTGGTGGTGATCGGCCCGAAGGACTTGCCGCGTGTCATGCGCTTCGTCGGCCAGTGGGTCGGCAAGGCGCGCGCGATGTCTCGCCATGTCCGCGCCGGCTTCGACACGATGATGCGCGAGTCCGAGCTCGAGGAAATGCAGAAGCAGTGGGATGCGCAGAACGCGGCGATCGTCGCCGCGACATCGGGATCCTTGATGACCGCCACGCCGATGACGGCGCTGCCGGAGGGGCCGCTACCGGAGCCGCCGCTGCCCAGCGAGGCGCTGCCCGAGCTGCACCTGACCGCGTCCGAGGCAGTTCCGACCGTCGGCGCCGCTGAGCCCGAGTTGCCGCTCGCGCCGGTTCACCCCGCGTCCGTCCACCCCGCAACATGA
- a CDS encoding sigma-70 family RNA polymerase sigma factor, with amino-acid sequence MKIEPLDEDARLMARVANGDAQAFTALVLKLHGGALGLATRVLGNRADAEDVVQVALARLWTLAGRYDPERGSVGAWFRRVLVNLCLDRRRSIRLVQNRVTTTLDDAWDIADPGPDPAEAAAANARARRIDSAMAMLNPRQRAAIALFHGEGASMAEVAAALDTTPKAVEGLLGRARMELKSLLASDAPERER; translated from the coding sequence GTGAAGATCGAACCGCTCGACGAAGATGCCCGGCTGATGGCGCGGGTCGCGAACGGCGACGCGCAGGCGTTCACCGCGCTGGTCCTCAAGCTCCACGGCGGCGCGCTCGGGCTTGCGACTCGCGTGCTCGGCAACCGCGCCGACGCCGAAGACGTAGTGCAGGTCGCGCTGGCTCGGCTGTGGACGCTGGCAGGACGCTATGACCCTGAGCGCGGCAGCGTCGGTGCCTGGTTCCGGCGCGTGCTGGTCAACCTCTGCCTCGACCGCCGCCGTAGCATCCGCCTTGTCCAGAACCGGGTCACGACGACCCTCGACGATGCCTGGGATATCGCCGACCCTGGCCCCGATCCCGCCGAAGCTGCCGCCGCCAACGCCCGCGCACGCCGCATCGACTCGGCAATGGCGATGCTCAATCCGCGCCAGCGCGCCGCCATCGCGCTGTTCCACGGCGAGGGCGCGAGCATGGCCGAAGTCGCTGCTGCGCTGGACACCACGCCCAAGGCCGTCGAGGGATTGCTTGGACGTGCACGTATGGAATTAAAGTCGCTGCTGGCCAGCGATGCACCCGAAAGAGAACGATGA
- a CDS encoding twin-arginine translocase TatA/TatE family subunit: MGSFSIWHWLLVIIVFMLLFGGRGKISDLMGDFAKGINSFKKGLAEDPTAPTTTVTQQIQPPVAPAPPVVHAPAPTPGEAPRP; the protein is encoded by the coding sequence ATGGGTTCATTCAGCATCTGGCACTGGTTGCTGGTCATTATCGTGTTCATGCTGCTGTTCGGCGGCCGCGGCAAGATTTCCGACCTGATGGGTGATTTCGCCAAGGGTATCAACAGCTTCAAGAAGGGTCTTGCCGAAGACCCGACCGCGCCCACGACCACGGTGACGCAGCAGATCCAGCCCCCGGTCGCACCCGCCCCGCCGGTCGTGCATGCTCCCGCGCCGACTCCCGGCGAAGCACCGCGCCCTTAA
- a CDS encoding acyl-CoA dehydrogenase family protein translates to MDLNFSPEDIAFRDEVRSFIAANYPAGLRQKSEEGEELAKEDFLSWHRALAKQGWAGIAWPTEYGGTGWTSVQKYIFGEESARADAMRLLPFGLNMVAPVIWTFGTPEQKAKHLPGILSGEVWWCQGYSEPGAGSDLASLRTKAERFTGDDGKEYYKVNGQKTWTTLAQHADWGFFLVRTNSEVKAQEGISFLLIEMKTPGITVRPIITLGGEHEVNEVWLEDVIVPVENRVYEENKGWTCAKFLLAHERTGIAGVAASKRGVEKIKSIARTELDSFGSESKPLLDNPFFRRKVAELEIDLTALEFTELRTLAGESSGKGPGPESSLLKIKGTEIQQRITELALEAVGHYGAPYFRGFGEGDNEHPIGPDYSHRAAPTYFNMRKTSIYGGSNEIQRNIIAKMVLGL, encoded by the coding sequence GTGGACCTGAATTTTTCGCCCGAGGACATCGCGTTTCGCGACGAGGTCCGCAGCTTCATCGCGGCGAACTACCCCGCCGGGCTCCGGCAGAAATCCGAAGAGGGCGAGGAGCTGGCGAAGGAGGATTTCCTCAGCTGGCACCGCGCGCTCGCCAAGCAGGGCTGGGCCGGCATCGCCTGGCCCACGGAATACGGCGGCACCGGCTGGACCTCGGTCCAGAAGTACATCTTCGGGGAGGAGAGCGCCCGCGCCGACGCGATGCGGCTGCTGCCCTTTGGCCTCAACATGGTCGCGCCGGTGATCTGGACCTTCGGGACGCCCGAGCAGAAGGCGAAGCACCTGCCCGGCATCCTGTCGGGTGAGGTGTGGTGGTGCCAGGGCTATTCCGAGCCCGGCGCCGGCTCCGACCTCGCCTCGCTGCGCACCAAGGCCGAGCGCTTCACCGGCGACGACGGCAAGGAATATTACAAGGTCAACGGCCAGAAGACCTGGACGACGCTGGCCCAGCACGCCGACTGGGGCTTTTTCCTGGTCCGCACCAATTCCGAGGTGAAGGCGCAGGAGGGCATCAGCTTCCTTCTCATCGAAATGAAGACGCCGGGCATCACGGTCCGCCCGATCATCACGCTGGGCGGCGAGCATGAGGTCAACGAGGTCTGGCTCGAGGACGTCATCGTGCCGGTCGAGAACCGCGTCTACGAGGAAAACAAGGGCTGGACCTGCGCCAAGTTCCTGCTCGCCCACGAGCGCACCGGCATCGCGGGGGTCGCTGCCTCGAAGCGCGGCGTCGAGAAGATCAAGTCGATCGCGCGGACCGAGCTCGACAGCTTCGGCAGCGAGTCGAAGCCGCTGCTCGACAACCCGTTCTTCCGCCGCAAGGTCGCGGAACTCGAGATCGACTTGACCGCGCTCGAGTTCACCGAGCTGCGGACGCTGGCCGGCGAAAGCTCCGGCAAGGGCCCGGGGCCGGAGTCGAGCCTGCTCAAGATCAAGGGTACCGAAATCCAGCAGCGCATTACCGAACTCGCGCTGGAGGCGGTCGGCCACTACGGCGCGCCCTATTTCCGCGGCTTCGGCGAGGGTGACAACGAGCACCCGATCGGTCCCGACTACAGCCACCGCGCCGCACCGACCTACTTCAACATGCGCAAGACGAGCATTTATGGTGGATCGAACGAGATCCAGCGCAACATCATCGCGAAGATGGTGCTCGGGTTGTAA
- a CDS encoding periplasmic heavy metal sensor — protein MTTPRRGGLVRAGMLAAALLAAVPALAQFEGPPPGGPDGREMDRRGPRPFAGMSEAGRRAVTEALRPSSDVDRAERARVGAARDHMLAVLGADRLDPQALKRAMDDERDAATAMHARRQAAVLQALQGLSTADRRAFVADAKSMRSRFEKMDKRDHGRKRGRGGMAGGPPFGGPPIL, from the coding sequence ATGACGACGCCGAGACGGGGCGGGCTGGTGCGGGCCGGCATGCTGGCCGCCGCGCTGCTGGCAGCGGTTCCGGCGCTGGCGCAGTTCGAGGGACCACCCCCCGGCGGACCGGATGGCCGCGAGATGGACCGGCGCGGCCCGCGGCCCTTCGCCGGGATGAGCGAGGCCGGGCGTCGCGCGGTGACCGAGGCGCTGCGTCCGAGCAGCGACGTCGACCGCGCCGAGCGTGCCCGGGTCGGGGCCGCGCGCGACCACATGCTTGCGGTGCTGGGTGCCGATCGGCTCGATCCGCAGGCACTGAAGCGCGCCATGGACGACGAGCGCGACGCCGCTACCGCGATGCACGCGCGGCGTCAGGCAGCCGTGCTGCAGGCCCTGCAGGGGCTCAGCACCGCCGACCGCCGGGCCTTCGTCGCGGACGCGAAGTCGATGCGGTCGCGCTTCGAGAAGATGGATAAGCGTGACCATGGCCGCAAGCGCGGTCGCGGCGGCATGGCTGGTGGCCCCCCGTTCGGCGGCCCGCCGATCCTGTAG